Proteins encoded together in one Variovorax paradoxus EPS window:
- a CDS encoding VOC family protein — MESPLGTVILYARDMQKSAAFYARHFGFITSGEVVEGLIELTHPGGGAGILIHQAAKSVKLGQVGVKLSFHVKDVRAFAAEAALQGLAFGAVHEANGYAFANAKDLDKNSIGISSRAYRDATV, encoded by the coding sequence ATGGAATCACCACTCGGAACCGTCATCCTCTACGCCAGGGACATGCAGAAATCCGCGGCCTTCTACGCCCGGCATTTCGGGTTCATCACCAGCGGTGAAGTCGTCGAAGGGCTGATCGAATTGACGCATCCGGGCGGCGGCGCGGGCATCCTGATTCACCAGGCGGCCAAGTCGGTGAAGCTCGGGCAGGTGGGCGTGAAGCTGAGCTTCCACGTGAAGGACGTGAGGGCATTCGCCGCGGAGGCAGCCCTTCAAGGCCTGGCATTCGGCGCAGTGCATGAAGCCAACGGCTACGCATTCGCCAATGCCAAGGATCTCGACAAGAACTCGATCGGCATCTCGAGCAGGGCCTATCGGGACGCCACGGTGTGA